In one Novipirellula artificiosorum genomic region, the following are encoded:
- a CDS encoding tetratricopeptide repeat protein, with translation MKSMAWPLLLIALGSINGLLFASDLDTAEQLFREGKYTESEVASAAQVELGIWNERWTRVLMRCQLVQGKYAEALAVYENAVKRYPTSVTLRMMGIDALRHSGGTPEQIELENARTFQLLQSSTLRYASRDNLIAAGRYFTAQGEDARDILELFYDRVRDSDPNYLEAYIATAELALEKGDFKVAGDTLQAAERVDASDPRTAYLLARSFESSDSSIADASLKRALSINPNHVPSLLFQAESAIDREQYEAAERSISAVLKINAKQPEAWALRAVIAHLRGEYDQEKELRSKALETWNRNPQVDSLIGVKLSQKYRFAEGAEYQRRALTMDPGYLPAQFQLAQDLLRLGENDIGWQMASGVAESDPYNVVAHNLTTLKDRLNGFSVLETEDMIVRMDPDEARIYGGAVMELLREARSVLCQKYEIQPDAPIAVEIFPEQNDFAIRTFGLPGGDGYLGVCFGRVITANSPASQGERPSNWKSVLWHEFCHVVTLEKTKNRMPRWLSEGISVYEERAHDASWGESMTPTYRKMMLGDELTPVSQLSGAFLSPKSPMHLQFAYYESSLVVEFIIEKYGIEALRKILVDLGDGMDIKDALGRNVGSTAKLDSEFAEHAKTLANAFGAKADWSRDGFPERPSQQQLTDWLKTHPHNYWALTTAAEMAIAAKQYELAADYLKQLDELGTFTGEQNGPLERLSIVYRQLGQVDAERNTLSRIINHSSDALPSLNRLIELSKASKDWKQVANYSDQVLAIQPLLPGGHQSLAEAAEQLDQPARAINPLTALTYMQPVDPAGLHYRLAKALADSDQSDQAKHHVLIALDEAPRYRDAHQLLLQLVHPDETPSEPLSAGMATDKDTQ, from the coding sequence ATGAAATCGATGGCATGGCCCTTGCTGCTGATTGCGTTGGGCTCCATCAATGGATTGCTCTTCGCCAGTGATCTGGACACCGCTGAACAGCTTTTTCGTGAGGGCAAGTACACGGAATCCGAGGTGGCGTCAGCCGCTCAAGTCGAGCTGGGCATCTGGAATGAGCGTTGGACCCGCGTGCTGATGCGATGCCAACTTGTCCAAGGAAAGTATGCGGAAGCGCTGGCGGTATACGAAAACGCTGTCAAACGCTATCCGACCAGTGTGACACTGCGGATGATGGGCATCGACGCGCTTCGTCACAGCGGTGGCACGCCGGAACAAATCGAATTGGAAAATGCTCGAACCTTTCAACTGCTTCAAAGCTCGACGCTTCGCTATGCGAGCCGAGACAACCTCATCGCGGCCGGTCGGTACTTCACGGCACAAGGTGAAGACGCTCGCGACATTTTGGAGTTATTCTACGACCGCGTTCGTGACTCCGATCCCAATTATCTCGAAGCCTACATAGCCACGGCCGAGTTGGCGCTTGAGAAAGGGGATTTCAAAGTCGCGGGCGATACGTTGCAGGCGGCCGAGCGTGTCGATGCTTCGGATCCGCGAACCGCCTATCTGCTGGCCCGCTCCTTCGAGTCGTCCGATAGCTCGATCGCGGACGCATCGCTGAAACGTGCGTTGTCCATCAATCCAAACCATGTTCCGAGCTTGTTGTTCCAAGCGGAATCCGCAATCGATCGCGAGCAGTACGAGGCTGCCGAGCGTTCGATTTCCGCGGTGCTCAAGATCAACGCCAAGCAACCCGAGGCATGGGCGCTTCGCGCCGTGATCGCACATCTCCGTGGAGAATATGACCAAGAAAAGGAACTGCGATCCAAGGCGTTGGAGACATGGAACCGCAATCCTCAGGTCGATTCACTGATCGGTGTCAAGCTTTCACAAAAGTACCGATTTGCGGAAGGAGCCGAGTACCAGCGCCGCGCGCTGACGATGGACCCCGGCTACTTGCCGGCTCAATTCCAACTCGCCCAAGATCTGTTACGGCTTGGAGAGAACGACATAGGGTGGCAAATGGCCAGCGGTGTTGCCGAATCCGACCCGTACAACGTGGTCGCCCACAACCTGACAACGCTCAAAGACCGATTGAACGGTTTTAGCGTGTTAGAAACAGAGGACATGATTGTTCGAATGGATCCCGACGAAGCACGGATCTATGGCGGCGCCGTGATGGAGTTGCTTCGCGAAGCGCGAAGCGTGTTATGCCAAAAGTATGAAATCCAGCCCGATGCACCGATTGCGGTTGAGATCTTCCCAGAACAAAACGATTTCGCCATTCGCACTTTCGGGCTTCCCGGAGGTGACGGGTACCTGGGTGTTTGTTTTGGTCGAGTGATCACCGCCAATAGTCCGGCCAGCCAAGGGGAACGCCCCTCTAATTGGAAGAGTGTCTTGTGGCATGAGTTCTGTCACGTCGTCACCCTCGAAAAAACCAAGAACCGAATGCCTCGGTGGCTGAGCGAGGGCATTTCTGTCTACGAAGAACGAGCCCATGACGCATCCTGGGGTGAGTCGATGACGCCAACCTATCGCAAGATGATGCTTGGCGATGAGTTGACACCTGTCAGCCAGTTGAGCGGCGCCTTTCTCAGCCCAAAGTCGCCGATGCACTTGCAGTTCGCTTACTATGAATCGTCGCTCGTCGTGGAGTTCATCATTGAAAAGTATGGCATTGAAGCTTTAAGGAAGATCCTCGTTGACCTGGGCGATGGAATGGATATCAAAGATGCACTCGGTCGCAATGTGGGCTCAACCGCCAAATTGGACAGCGAGTTTGCCGAGCACGCGAAGACTTTGGCGAATGCCTTCGGTGCAAAAGCAGATTGGTCACGCGATGGATTCCCAGAACGGCCTTCGCAGCAGCAACTGACCGATTGGCTCAAGACCCATCCACACAACTACTGGGCACTCACCACGGCTGCCGAAATGGCGATCGCGGCCAAACAGTACGAATTGGCGGCTGACTACTTGAAACAACTCGATGAACTGGGAACGTTCACTGGCGAACAAAACGGCCCCTTGGAACGGTTGTCGATCGTCTACAGGCAACTTGGCCAAGTTGATGCGGAACGGAATACGCTCTCGCGAATCATCAATCATTCAAGCGATGCACTCCCCTCGCTGAATCGTTTGATTGAATTGTCAAAGGCATCAAAGGATTGGAAGCAAGTCGCCAATTACTCGGATCAAGTGCTAGCGATTCAGCCGCTTCTTCCTGGCGGTCACCAATCACTTGCAGAAGCCGCCGAACAATTGGACCAGCCCGCTCGGGCTATCAACCCCTTAACCGCTCTGACCTACATGCAACCGGTGGATCCGGCGGGACTGCATTATCGACTCGCCAAAGCACTTGCCGATTCCGACCAATCGGATCAAGCAAAACACCATGTTTTGATTGCACTCGACGAGGCACCCCGCTACCGCGACGCACACCAATTGCTGTTGCAATTGGTCCACCCCGATGAAACACCCTCAGAACCACTCTCCGCCGGGATGGCCACCGACAAGGACACCCAATGA
- a CDS encoding DUF4159 domain-containing protein, translating to MTRYRTLAFASLLIGLAGVTLAQRGRWWSNQGIQTGRGGVPEWEVDKNFPGDLFTFVRIKYDSYGGRGGGGGWATDYRDSDLNFSLRLQQLTSLKVNPDPIVLELTDETLFDYPFIYIIEPGSLVFREAEVEALRQYCMNGGFLMVDDFWGDTQYENMRRELKRVFPDRDPFEVPLSHEIFNNVYIMDEKPQVPALNAARRGRDGRVGSWEWSSDGSDTSTPHYRGITDDEGRLMVFICHNTDLGDGWEKEGENQWYFEEFSVKKAYPMGINIVTYAMTH from the coding sequence ATGACCCGATACCGTACCCTCGCTTTCGCATCTCTTTTGATTGGTTTGGCTGGCGTCACATTGGCTCAGCGAGGTCGCTGGTGGTCAAACCAAGGCATACAAACCGGTCGAGGAGGGGTTCCCGAATGGGAAGTCGACAAGAACTTCCCCGGCGATTTATTCACTTTTGTGCGAATCAAGTACGATTCGTACGGGGGCCGCGGCGGTGGCGGTGGTTGGGCAACCGATTACCGAGACAGCGACTTGAATTTCTCGTTACGACTGCAACAACTGACATCGTTGAAGGTCAATCCAGACCCGATCGTATTGGAACTCACGGATGAAACCTTGTTTGATTATCCGTTTATCTACATCATCGAACCGGGGAGTTTGGTCTTTCGCGAAGCCGAAGTCGAGGCGTTGCGGCAATACTGCATGAACGGCGGCTTCCTGATGGTGGATGACTTTTGGGGTGACACACAATACGAGAACATGCGTCGCGAACTCAAACGTGTTTTCCCCGATCGTGATCCATTCGAGGTGCCGCTGTCTCACGAAATTTTCAATAATGTCTATATCATGGACGAAAAACCACAAGTCCCCGCGCTCAATGCGGCGCGACGCGGCCGCGATGGACGAGTCGGATCATGGGAATGGTCGTCGGATGGCAGTGACACGAGCACACCGCATTATCGCGGCATCACCGATGACGAGGGACGATTGATGGTTTTCATCTGCCACAACACCGACCTGGGGGATGGCTGGGAAAAAGAAGGCGAAAACCAGTGGTACTTCGAAGAGTTTTCGGTCAAGAAGGCCTACCCGATGGGGATTAACATCGTGACCTATGCCATGACGCACTAG
- a CDS encoding HlyD family efflux transporter periplasmic adaptor subunit has product MIRFWTYHLLLILSLLAAVAIHAESPEWEIDNLIVTAVDEAQVPALVTGSISEVIVAEGQSVKAGEALAKLDDRKARLDQQIARTQLQIATQQSEDKSDLQLARTAMLRQQQLVRQLDVELDIATRKAGNDLRVQAAARAEGVAKNELDRAMEARQKFVDSISQSEIDYLRLAYERASLETQQATFERQVDKLSAQSEQETYAAQKIAVDEAAISVVQAEEQQQIERLEQQLYTQQSEVASLTLQQHLIVAPFDAVVVEVLRHQGEWVQAGDPVIRLVRLSRLRAEGYAHVSLRERVLNQKEIVLQLIDGSIRPPERIGENVFVSPEMDPVNEQFRFWVEFKNPNLKVLPGMRMKMGRSVRDDPASSSP; this is encoded by the coding sequence ATGATTCGTTTTTGGACGTACCACCTCTTGTTAATTCTTTCGCTGCTCGCGGCTGTCGCGATCCACGCCGAGTCGCCCGAATGGGAGATCGACAACTTGATTGTGACGGCGGTCGACGAGGCACAGGTGCCTGCGCTGGTAACCGGATCCATCTCAGAAGTGATCGTCGCCGAGGGCCAATCGGTCAAGGCCGGCGAAGCATTGGCTAAGCTGGATGATCGCAAAGCTCGCCTGGATCAGCAGATTGCAAGGACTCAGTTGCAGATTGCGACTCAGCAAAGTGAGGACAAGTCGGATCTACAATTGGCCCGCACGGCGATGTTGCGTCAACAGCAATTGGTTCGCCAGCTCGACGTCGAACTGGACATTGCGACCCGCAAAGCAGGAAACGACTTGCGTGTTCAAGCAGCCGCCAGGGCGGAAGGGGTCGCAAAAAACGAACTCGATCGTGCAATGGAAGCGCGTCAGAAGTTTGTTGACAGTATTTCACAATCCGAAATCGATTACTTACGCCTCGCTTACGAACGCGCGAGTTTGGAAACGCAACAAGCAACGTTTGAACGACAGGTCGATAAACTGAGCGCTCAATCGGAACAAGAAACCTATGCCGCTCAGAAGATTGCCGTGGATGAAGCTGCGATCTCTGTCGTGCAGGCTGAAGAGCAGCAGCAGATCGAGCGGCTCGAACAACAGCTCTACACACAACAAAGCGAGGTCGCGAGCCTGACCTTGCAACAACACTTGATCGTGGCACCGTTTGACGCGGTCGTCGTGGAGGTGCTACGTCATCAAGGGGAATGGGTCCAGGCGGGAGATCCCGTGATCCGACTGGTTCGGTTGAGCCGTTTGCGAGCCGAGGGGTATGCCCATGTATCCCTCCGCGAACGAGTACTCAACCAAAAAGAGATCGTGCTTCAGCTTATCGATGGCTCCATCCGACCGCCTGAGCGGATTGGGGAAAACGTCTTCGTTAGCCCCGAGATGGATCCCGTCAACGAACAATTTAGGTTCTGGGTCGAATTCAAGAACCCGAACCTGAAGGTGTTGCCTGGGATGCGAATGAAGATGGGACGATCCGTGCGGGATGATCCGGCATCGAGTTCCCCATGA
- a CDS encoding site-2 protease family protein, which translates to MSELRLRHDLSWRKISMGKHSVWVVRDPLASDYFYVNDQERSILQLLDGSRSIEQVVRACAKQFAPEHVSAESILRFLADVHRGGMLFDCTQPTAVTCDPVDGGVLPKSRWWQQPFAIRFPGVAVDRWLDPLVPLLQRTARWPLLVACCVLIFAAALLGLVHFDSIATHVAAVASRNLTQTAILLLIVLSLTKVVHELAHALSCRYFGAECRQIGCMLLFGMPTLYCDVSDAWRLPQRYQRIAVSAAGMAAELLIAAIATFAWLALADSTTRDLCVTVMVVCSISTLLFNGNPLLRYDGYYILSDLMGIPNLASEATSAVRKTLRQLLWGEADFDVGNGLEPKKMKWFFHGYWLCSGLYRMFVYTAISLFVYQAAQEARLSLVFALLICTIACIAMRNPLRSLLALPNQHRSTPTTLLRRPIVVTLAALSVLALALVIPLPHHVSGPAIVMPADSLHVFVTMPGRITHAVTSGDRVIAGQTIAELDDPALRLQRLQIEADLHKRRVELKGLQSRRPADTKTMSQIPVIMEVIEQLEARLRMLDEKLDRLTITAPTSGRVDTAGIRNRKVNDARIIQTWAGSPLDGENRGAWLETGTTLCTIGSANRYEAMVLLEQPEIQFVEVGQSVSIHLPNRGRGSTTGQVTEVAASPIDELPIELTSRGLIVSNDSAGQTFAGSFFQVRIAIDVDDLPIAIGSTGNASIDTARRSLFARICEWIRHSMR; encoded by the coding sequence ATGAGTGAATTGCGGTTGCGGCATGATTTGAGTTGGCGAAAGATCTCGATGGGCAAACACAGCGTCTGGGTTGTCCGCGATCCTTTGGCCAGCGACTACTTCTATGTCAACGATCAAGAGCGATCCATCCTACAACTCCTTGATGGCAGTCGGTCGATCGAACAGGTCGTCCGTGCATGCGCCAAGCAGTTTGCTCCCGAACATGTGTCTGCCGAATCGATCCTAAGGTTCTTGGCGGATGTGCATCGAGGTGGCATGCTTTTCGATTGCACGCAGCCCACTGCGGTGACCTGCGATCCAGTCGATGGCGGCGTGTTACCAAAATCGCGTTGGTGGCAGCAACCCTTTGCGATCCGCTTCCCCGGTGTCGCAGTGGATCGTTGGCTCGACCCACTGGTTCCGCTGCTGCAGAGGACGGCTCGGTGGCCGTTGCTGGTAGCATGCTGCGTCTTGATTTTCGCTGCAGCACTTCTCGGCTTGGTCCATTTTGACTCGATCGCCACGCATGTCGCTGCGGTTGCTTCGCGAAACCTCACGCAAACGGCCATCCTACTACTGATCGTCCTGTCGCTGACCAAAGTGGTTCACGAATTGGCACATGCGTTAAGCTGTCGATACTTTGGTGCGGAGTGCCGACAAATTGGATGCATGTTATTGTTTGGAATGCCAACACTCTACTGCGACGTTTCGGATGCTTGGCGATTGCCCCAGCGGTATCAACGCATTGCCGTCTCCGCCGCAGGCATGGCCGCCGAACTGCTGATCGCAGCGATTGCGACGTTTGCTTGGTTAGCACTCGCCGACTCAACGACTCGTGATCTGTGCGTCACGGTCATGGTCGTTTGCTCGATCAGCACCCTTCTTTTTAACGGCAACCCGCTGCTGCGGTACGACGGCTACTACATTCTTTCCGACCTGATGGGAATTCCCAACTTGGCGAGCGAAGCAACCTCGGCGGTACGAAAAACGCTTCGCCAACTGCTTTGGGGCGAAGCCGATTTCGATGTCGGCAACGGATTGGAGCCGAAAAAGATGAAATGGTTCTTCCATGGATACTGGCTTTGCAGCGGCTTGTACAGGATGTTTGTCTACACGGCGATCTCGCTTTTTGTTTACCAAGCAGCTCAGGAAGCAAGACTTTCACTCGTCTTTGCCCTCCTCATCTGTACCATCGCCTGTATCGCGATGCGGAACCCCTTGCGATCCCTGCTCGCGTTACCGAATCAACACCGGTCGACGCCAACGACCCTGTTGCGTCGGCCAATCGTCGTGACACTCGCCGCACTCTCCGTTTTGGCGTTGGCTCTCGTGATTCCCTTGCCTCATCACGTTTCGGGACCCGCGATCGTCATGCCTGCGGATTCGCTACACGTTTTCGTGACGATGCCTGGTAGGATCACGCATGCGGTAACCTCAGGCGATCGGGTGATAGCGGGTCAAACGATTGCCGAACTTGACGACCCCGCGTTGCGTTTGCAGCGACTACAAATCGAAGCCGACTTGCACAAACGCCGAGTGGAGTTGAAGGGTTTGCAAAGCCGGAGACCCGCGGATACGAAAACGATGTCTCAAATTCCGGTGATCATGGAGGTGATCGAGCAGCTCGAAGCACGTTTGCGGATGCTGGACGAGAAGTTGGATCGGCTAACGATCACCGCTCCAACGAGTGGCCGTGTCGATACCGCCGGAATCCGCAACCGCAAAGTTAACGACGCGCGCATCATCCAGACTTGGGCCGGAAGCCCGCTTGACGGAGAAAATCGCGGCGCCTGGCTGGAAACCGGGACAACCCTGTGTACGATCGGCTCCGCCAATCGGTACGAAGCGATGGTGCTGTTGGAACAACCCGAGATTCAATTCGTCGAGGTCGGGCAGTCGGTAAGCATACACCTACCAAACCGAGGGCGAGGATCGACGACAGGACAGGTGACGGAGGTCGCGGCTTCCCCAATTGATGAACTGCCGATCGAGTTGACTTCGCGGGGGTTGATCGTTTCGAACGATTCGGCAGGCCAAACGTTCGCAGGTTCCTTCTTTCAAGTTCGGATTGCCATCGACGTCGATGATCTGCCGATTGCGATCGGCTCGACCGGTAACGCATCCATCGACACCGCACGCAGGTCCCTGTTTGCTCGAATCTGCGAATGGATTAGGCACTCCATGCGATAA